One genomic window of Marinobacter adhaerens HP15 includes the following:
- a CDS encoding SAM-dependent methyltransferase — protein sequence MNQSTAQKTRDNGQESKSHVLTLPLENTHVDRSPHTYERWLIAKLMRMAGSPPLRFRLWNGDVIEPEGQHAQFTLHLTDPKALYALVTNPNLAFGDLYSAGRLEVEGDLPDLMETLYRSVHQARQKWPKWLEALWRNHNPRSTGIPEAKENIHHHYDLGNEFYQLWLDSAEMQYTCAYYETPDLSLEQAQLAKLEHVCRKLRLKPGMTVVEAGCGWGGLARYMARNYGVKVHSYNISREQLAFAREEARKQELDHLVEYIEDDYRNISGQYDAFVSIGMLEHVGKENYEALSELIKRSLKPDGIALLHSIGRNRPMLMNAWIEKRIFPGAYPPSIGEFMQICEHGDFSVLDVENLRLHYAQTLSHWMERFNQNEDKVTAMYDGHFTRAWRMYLAGSIAAFRAGSLQLFQVVFSHGDNNQLPRNRRDLYDFPAAAEEA from the coding sequence ATGAACCAGAGCACTGCCCAGAAAACCCGTGACAACGGGCAAGAATCCAAAAGCCATGTTCTGACCCTGCCACTGGAAAATACCCACGTGGACCGGTCACCGCACACTTACGAGCGCTGGCTGATCGCGAAGCTCATGCGGATGGCGGGATCACCGCCGCTGCGCTTCCGGCTCTGGAACGGCGATGTGATCGAACCGGAGGGCCAACACGCGCAGTTCACCCTGCATCTGACCGACCCCAAAGCCCTGTATGCGCTGGTAACCAATCCCAACCTGGCGTTCGGAGACCTCTACAGCGCCGGTCGCCTGGAGGTGGAGGGCGACCTGCCGGACCTGATGGAAACCCTTTACCGGTCCGTTCACCAGGCGCGTCAGAAATGGCCGAAATGGCTGGAGGCCCTGTGGCGCAACCACAACCCCCGATCCACCGGCATCCCGGAAGCCAAGGAAAACATCCACCATCACTATGATCTGGGCAACGAGTTCTATCAGCTCTGGCTGGACAGCGCCGAAATGCAGTACACCTGCGCCTACTACGAGACGCCGGATCTGAGCCTTGAACAGGCCCAGCTAGCCAAACTCGAGCACGTTTGCCGCAAACTCCGGCTAAAGCCGGGCATGACGGTGGTCGAGGCCGGCTGCGGCTGGGGTGGCCTGGCCCGCTACATGGCCCGCAATTACGGCGTGAAGGTCCATTCCTACAACATCTCCAGGGAACAACTCGCATTTGCCCGAGAAGAAGCTCGCAAGCAGGAACTCGATCATCTGGTGGAGTATATCGAGGACGATTACCGGAACATCAGCGGGCAATACGACGCCTTCGTATCCATCGGCATGCTCGAACATGTGGGCAAGGAGAATTACGAGGCCCTGTCCGAGTTGATCAAACGCAGCCTCAAGCCTGACGGCATTGCCCTGCTGCATAGCATTGGCCGCAACCGCCCGATGTTGATGAACGCATGGATCGAGAAACGCATCTTCCCGGGTGCCTATCCGCCGAGCATCGGCGAATTCATGCAAATCTGTGAGCACGGCGATTTTTCAGTCCTGGACGTCGAGAACCTGCGCCTGCATTACGCCCAGACCCTGAGTCACTGGATGGAGCGCTTCAACCAGAACGAGGACAAGGTCACTGCCATGTACGACGGCCACTTCACCCGGGCCTGGCGCATGTATCTGGCCGGTTCCATCGCCGCCTTCCGGGCAGGTTCTCTGCAGCTGTTCCAGGTGGTCTTCAGCCATGGCGACAATAACCAACTTCCCCGGAACAGAAGGGATCTTTACGACTTTCCTGCGGCAGCCGAGGAGGCCTGA
- a CDS encoding NAD(P)/FAD-dependent oxidoreductase — MDYYDLIIVGAGPAGSTLASALENSGKKVLIIDKQNFPRDKTCAGWVTPAVMETLNIDPEEYSRGRTLQPIRRFRIGMMGQPAVENDHGDVVSYGIRRCEFDDYLLSRVNAPKQLATPVKSIVRKDGNWVVNDTWEAPLIVGAGGHFCPVARLLGDGPGGHETVVAAKEVEFEMTPDQASACLARGDTPELWFCRDLKGYAWVFRKGNFLNIGLGREDNHKLTGHLEAFVEEMKSTGRIPQDLPGRFKGHAYLLYAHADRPLVDDGVMLIGDAAGLAYTQSGEGIRPAIESALLAADVIGEATDYSASSLQIYGDAIAERFGTRASEPDQGWQVPDWVKMPLASSLMRSHWFTRKVVTEKWFLHQEVPPLKVAV, encoded by the coding sequence ATGGACTACTACGACCTGATCATCGTTGGGGCCGGCCCTGCCGGATCCACCCTGGCCAGCGCCCTCGAAAACAGCGGCAAAAAAGTGCTGATCATTGATAAACAGAACTTCCCCAGGGACAAAACCTGCGCAGGCTGGGTTACGCCTGCCGTGATGGAGACCCTGAACATTGACCCGGAGGAATACTCCCGCGGACGAACCCTGCAACCCATCCGGCGGTTTCGCATCGGGATGATGGGCCAGCCGGCCGTGGAGAACGATCACGGCGACGTAGTCAGCTATGGTATTCGCCGGTGTGAATTTGACGACTACCTGCTCAGCCGCGTCAACGCTCCGAAACAGCTGGCCACGCCGGTCAAATCCATCGTTCGTAAAGACGGCAACTGGGTCGTCAATGACACCTGGGAAGCGCCTCTTATTGTCGGTGCCGGCGGTCACTTCTGCCCGGTTGCGCGATTGTTGGGGGATGGCCCCGGTGGCCATGAAACCGTTGTGGCGGCCAAAGAGGTTGAATTTGAAATGACACCGGACCAGGCTTCAGCCTGCCTGGCCCGGGGCGATACGCCCGAACTCTGGTTCTGTCGGGACCTGAAGGGCTATGCCTGGGTGTTCCGTAAGGGCAATTTCCTGAATATTGGCCTGGGCCGGGAAGACAACCACAAGCTGACAGGGCATCTGGAAGCGTTTGTTGAGGAAATGAAATCCACCGGCCGGATTCCACAAGACCTGCCCGGACGTTTCAAGGGCCACGCCTATCTGCTCTACGCCCATGCCGACAGACCCCTGGTGGACGACGGTGTGATGCTGATTGGCGACGCCGCTGGCCTCGCCTACACCCAGAGTGGCGAGGGTATCCGGCCGGCGATCGAATCCGCCCTTCTGGCAGCCGATGTGATCGGCGAGGCCACCGACTACTCAGCCTCCTCCCTGCAGATTTACGGTGATGCCATTGCCGAACGCTTCGGCACTCGCGCCTCCGAGCCAGACCAGGGCTGGCAGGTTCCTGACTGGGTCAAGATGCCTCTGGCCAGCAGCCTGATGCGCTCCCACTGGTTTACCCGCAAGGTGGTTACAGAGAAGTGGTTCCTGCACCAGGAGGTGCCACCGTTGAAAGTTGCTGTCTGA